In the genome of Nymphaea colorata isolate Beijing-Zhang1983 chromosome 9, ASM883128v2, whole genome shotgun sequence, one region contains:
- the LOC116261602 gene encoding uncharacterized protein LOC116261602: MRRGKGKKATGGADSAPIPEWAEPMNGSHVDEVEELLRVAQDDVFLRLNVNSHRLHSSSSGLDADLDRRFAALKVPSAQKPNPSAACNESEEKRGQIGDGKSGDVFGAELSARFLALKGPMKGEADVAMKQPMDSLSVAAGNGCGEDEDFDSEVQKLLEWAKDAARLDSSRSDEEDEGSDGDDDDDDDESDDDRAESKMKVEVGKKEKRKQ, from the coding sequence ATGAGAaggggaaagggaaagaaagccACCGGCGGTGCTGATTCTGCGCCTATCCCTGAATGGGCAGAGCCGATGAACGGGAGCCACGTCGATGAGGTGGAGGAACTCCTCCGCGTCGCTCAGGATGACGTCTTCCTTCGCCTGAACGTCAATTCCCATCGTCTCCATTCTTCCTCTTCTGGTCTGGACGCCGATCTCGATCGAAGATTTGCGGCACTAAAAGTCCCGTCCGCGCAAAAACCTAATCCCTCCGCAGCGTGTAATGAATCGGAGGAAAAGCGTGGTCAAATTGGGGACGGGAAGTCGGGCGACGTCTTCGGTGCGGAGCTATCTGCCAGGTTCTTAGCTCTAAAGGGTCCGATGAAAGGGGAAGCAGATGTGGCAATGAAGCAGCCCATGGATTCGTTATCGGTGGCTGCTGGCAATGGTTGTGGCGAAGACGAGGACTTCGACAGCGAGGTGCAGAAGTTGTTGGAGTGGGCAAAGGACGCAGCTCGTCTTGATTCTTCTCGAAGTGATGAAGAGGATGAGGGTAGCGATGGTGAcgatgacgatgacgatgacGAAAGCGATGATGATAGAGCTGAGAGTAAAATGAAGGTAGAAGTTGGGAAGAAAGAGAAGCGTAAACAATGA